The following are encoded together in the Gemmatimonas aurantiaca genome:
- the glgA gene encoding glycogen synthase GlgA, whose translation MNVLFVAAEATPYVKTGGLADVAGALPAALRDAGHDVRVMMPRYRELRERRVPVDGPIAATFLPIGERAEELRLLRAREDAVPTYLLDIPAAFERGVIYGESDDHRRFILFARGVLASMQHLREVEGWQPDIVHCHDWHAALVINYLKTYYAYTFGHIATVFTIHNLAYQGQVHPDVLAVAGLSEGGLVENGMGAGIAHSFNFMARGILYADVVTTVSPTYAREIMTPEYGERLDGLLRRRQDRVAGILNGIDTQRFDPATDAHIAAPYHVDDMSGKAACKAALQTRMGLPVEASRPLLGVVSRLVEQKGFDLLHVVMPWLLQETDAQLVLLGSGQPYLQEAFQRLAHHHPTRVAVHVGFDAALAQQVYAGSDAFLMPSRFEPCGLGQLIALRYGSVPVVRATGGLADTVREGWEGNGFRFHPYDAGHFIDAIRRALTSYREAEGWRILRERGMKEDHSWATAAKHYGGVYHWARSG comes from the coding sequence ATGAATGTCCTCTTCGTCGCCGCCGAAGCCACGCCCTACGTCAAGACGGGCGGATTGGCCGATGTTGCCGGTGCCCTGCCCGCCGCCCTGCGGGATGCCGGACACGATGTGCGGGTCATGATGCCGCGCTACCGGGAGTTGCGGGAACGCCGGGTGCCGGTGGATGGGCCCATCGCCGCCACGTTCCTGCCGATCGGGGAACGGGCCGAGGAGTTGCGACTGCTGCGGGCGCGCGAGGACGCGGTGCCCACATACCTGCTCGACATTCCGGCGGCCTTCGAACGCGGCGTGATCTACGGTGAATCCGACGATCATCGCCGGTTCATTCTGTTCGCGCGCGGTGTGCTGGCCTCCATGCAGCATCTGCGGGAAGTGGAGGGGTGGCAACCCGATATCGTGCACTGTCACGACTGGCACGCGGCGCTCGTCATCAACTACCTGAAGACGTATTACGCGTACACGTTCGGCCACATCGCGACGGTCTTCACCATCCACAACCTCGCCTATCAGGGACAGGTGCACCCCGACGTGCTGGCCGTCGCGGGGCTGAGCGAGGGCGGCCTGGTCGAAAACGGGATGGGGGCCGGCATCGCGCATTCGTTCAACTTCATGGCGCGCGGCATTTTGTATGCCGACGTGGTGACGACGGTGAGTCCCACGTATGCCCGCGAGATCATGACACCCGAGTATGGCGAGCGGCTCGATGGGTTGTTGCGGCGCCGGCAGGATCGGGTGGCGGGCATTCTGAACGGCATCGACACGCAGCGTTTCGATCCGGCCACCGACGCCCACATCGCCGCGCCCTACCATGTGGACGACATGAGCGGCAAAGCGGCGTGCAAGGCGGCGCTGCAGACCCGCATGGGATTGCCCGTCGAAGCGTCGCGTCCCCTGCTGGGTGTGGTGTCACGGCTGGTGGAGCAGAAGGGATTCGATCTGCTGCACGTGGTGATGCCCTGGCTGCTGCAGGAAACCGATGCGCAGCTCGTGCTGCTGGGTTCCGGTCAGCCGTATCTGCAGGAAGCCTTTCAGCGGCTGGCGCATCATCATCCCACGCGGGTGGCGGTGCACGTGGGCTTCGATGCCGCACTGGCACAGCAGGTCTATGCGGGCAGCGATGCGTTTCTCATGCCGTCGCGATTCGAGCCCTGCGGTCTGGGGCAACTCATCGCCTTGCGGTACGGCAGCGTGCCGGTGGTGCGTGCCACGGGTGGTCTGGCCGACACGGTGCGTGAAGGATGGGAAGGCAACGGATTCCGGTTCCATCCGTATGACGCCGGACATTTCATCGATGCGATCCGTCGCGCGCTGACGTCGTATCGGGAAGCCGAAGGGTGGCGGATCCTGCGCGAACGGGGGATGAAGGAAGATCACTCCTGGGCCACCGCCGCGAAGCACTATGGCGGGGTGTATCACTGGGCCAGGAGCGGCTGA
- a CDS encoding DUF4397 domain-containing protein: protein MTTNRTFIRSLRSVTMLLCAVALAACEKNAVQDITGTMPGARIRFFNFGVNAPGVNFYANNDKVTAVLSATGTEATTGVAYGGVGGGGFYSALQPGQYTFTGRIAAAADKDLAVSTVAASLADGKAYSMYISGFYNTTAKTVEAFVIEDNVPATSDYTQAQVRFVNAISNSTPTTLTAREQTTGTTVTIGNGVAYKAAGAFVSLPGGIYDLTATTTGANPVTYTRTGVTFGSGRVYSISSRGDITVGGTTATNRAFLDFTSNR from the coding sequence ATGACGACCAACAGAACTTTCATCCGATCCCTGCGGTCGGTGACGATGCTGCTGTGCGCCGTCGCGCTGGCGGCGTGCGAGAAAAACGCGGTGCAGGATATCACGGGCACGATGCCGGGAGCCCGCATCAGGTTCTTCAACTTCGGTGTGAATGCACCGGGTGTGAACTTCTACGCCAACAACGACAAGGTCACAGCGGTCCTGTCGGCCACGGGCACCGAGGCCACGACCGGCGTGGCGTATGGTGGCGTTGGAGGGGGCGGGTTCTACTCGGCGTTGCAGCCCGGCCAGTACACCTTCACCGGGCGCATCGCAGCTGCCGCGGACAAGGATTTGGCGGTTTCCACGGTGGCCGCATCGTTGGCCGACGGCAAGGCGTACTCGATGTACATCAGTGGTTTCTACAACACCACGGCGAAGACGGTGGAAGCCTTCGTGATCGAGGACAACGTTCCGGCGACTTCCGACTACACGCAGGCGCAGGTGCGGTTCGTGAATGCCATCTCGAACTCGACGCCGACCACGCTGACTGCGCGCGAGCAGACCACCGGGACCACCGTGACGATCGGCAATGGTGTCGCGTACAAGGCTGCCGGTGCATTTGTGTCGCTGCCAGGGGGCATCTATGACCTCACCGCCACCACCACCGGAGCCAATCCGGTCACGTATACCCGCACCGGCGTGACGTTTGGCAGTGGCCGGGTCTACAGCATCAGCTCCCGCGGTGACATCACGGTTGGCGGCACCACGGCGACCAACCGGGCATTTCTGGACTTCACGTCGAATAGGTAG
- a CDS encoding RagB/SusD family nutrient uptake outer membrane protein encodes MRTSLSKLMAGAMLAGSLTLASGCEKFLDVNTNPNGPETVSANLYLSPMLHWMVTSPLFEGRFVGRYTQQWTLPGTTLSTWDRMGYDPSSDNGAQQWRDVYWSMGQNLVDMMTKAEAEERWDLLGVGHILKAWGWLALTDTHGEIIIKEAFNQGASFSFGYDSQEYAYQEVDRLLKKAIELLQRTDGAVDASYLGRTDIIYGGDRTKWLKFAYGLQAMQLNHFSNKASYKPADVIAAVDKSFASNADDALEAYPALVNDDRNFYGWTRDNLRSYRQTKFVVELMNGTQFGGVVDPRMSRMLSPSPDGQYRGYDVTVVGSTAFPSTAPTVIPNNFFGYVGTGGQGLPSKYIFSDKTRMPAMTYSQLQFIKAEAAYRMGDKATALTAFRNGVQAHLLFVNARNTDDGQYPTPISTAEQTAYMSSAAVPSTPGALTLTHIMSQKYIAQWAWAHNELWMDMRRYHYTDVDPASGMQVFPGFTPPNTTLLYADNGGKVVQRIRPRYNSEYVWNRPGLDAIGGLALDYHTKPLWITQP; translated from the coding sequence ATGCGGACCTCCCTCTCGAAACTGATGGCCGGCGCCATGCTGGCCGGCTCGCTCACGCTGGCCAGTGGGTGCGAGAAATTCCTCGACGTCAACACCAACCCCAACGGTCCGGAAACAGTATCGGCCAATCTCTATCTCTCGCCGATGCTGCACTGGATGGTCACGTCGCCGCTCTTCGAAGGGCGCTTCGTGGGCCGTTACACGCAGCAATGGACGCTGCCGGGCACCACGCTCAGCACCTGGGATCGCATGGGGTATGATCCCAGCAGCGACAACGGGGCGCAGCAGTGGCGTGACGTGTACTGGAGCATGGGGCAGAATCTCGTCGATATGATGACAAAGGCCGAAGCCGAGGAGCGCTGGGACCTGCTGGGTGTGGGACACATCCTCAAGGCCTGGGGCTGGTTGGCGCTCACCGACACGCACGGCGAGATCATCATCAAGGAAGCCTTCAATCAGGGCGCGTCGTTCAGCTTCGGCTATGACTCTCAGGAGTACGCGTACCAGGAAGTCGACCGCCTGCTGAAGAAGGCCATCGAGCTGTTGCAACGCACCGACGGGGCTGTGGATGCCAGCTATCTCGGCCGTACGGACATCATCTACGGCGGTGATCGCACCAAGTGGCTCAAGTTCGCCTACGGCCTGCAGGCCATGCAGTTGAACCACTTCAGCAACAAGGCCTCCTACAAGCCGGCCGATGTCATCGCCGCCGTGGACAAGTCGTTCGCCAGCAATGCGGACGACGCCCTGGAGGCCTATCCCGCCTTGGTCAACGACGATCGCAACTTCTACGGCTGGACGCGCGACAACCTCCGTTCGTACCGCCAGACCAAGTTCGTCGTGGAACTCATGAACGGCACGCAGTTCGGTGGTGTCGTCGATCCGCGCATGAGTCGTATGCTCTCTCCGTCGCCGGATGGGCAGTACCGCGGCTACGATGTCACGGTCGTGGGCAGCACGGCGTTCCCCTCCACGGCACCGACCGTCATCCCCAACAACTTCTTCGGATACGTCGGGACGGGCGGGCAGGGCCTGCCGAGCAAGTACATCTTCTCGGACAAGACCCGCATGCCGGCCATGACGTATTCGCAGTTGCAGTTCATCAAGGCGGAAGCGGCCTATCGCATGGGTGACAAGGCCACGGCGCTCACGGCATTCCGCAACGGCGTACAGGCGCACCTGCTGTTCGTGAACGCCCGCAACACCGACGATGGTCAGTACCCGACGCCGATCAGCACGGCGGAGCAGACCGCGTACATGTCCAGTGCGGCGGTGCCCAGTACGCCGGGGGCGCTCACACTCACCCACATCATGTCGCAGAAATACATCGCGCAGTGGGCGTGGGCGCACAACGAGTTGTGGATGGATATGCGCCGCTACCACTACACCGATGTCGATCCGGCCAGCGGCATGCAGGTGTTCCCGGGCTTCACCCCGCCGAATACCACGCTGCTCTACGCCGACAATGGCGGTAAGGTCGTGCAGCGCATCCGTCCGCGTTACAACTCGGAATACGTCTGGAACCGCCCCGGGCTCGATGCCATCGGTGGACTGGCCCTGGACTACCACACAAAGCCGCTCTGGATCACCCAACCGTAA
- a CDS encoding ATP-binding cassette domain-containing protein: MSTHTSTPMTSDLSAPALRLEHLTLTRDGRPVLRGVDLTVPRGEVWALMGVSGAGKSTILRAAVALEPFDGGRIVVDDVTLHPGRIPPESRLRALRQRIGMVFQHHALFAHLTAMENVTLAPVHTGTASPEAARATALSLFESLGVAHRVDAYPAQLSGGEAQRVAIARALALDPQLLLMDEPTAALDPARRVALTETLRALARSGRTLLITTHDIAFARTVADRVAILSHGEVVECGDARAVLDAPQHDATRALLRD; encoded by the coding sequence ATGTCCACGCACACGTCCACTCCCATGACCAGCGACCTGTCCGCTCCGGCGCTGCGTCTGGAACACCTGACGCTCACCCGTGACGGCCGCCCGGTGCTGCGTGGTGTCGATCTCACCGTGCCACGTGGTGAAGTGTGGGCGCTGATGGGCGTCTCGGGCGCCGGCAAGAGCACGATCCTGCGCGCCGCGGTGGCGCTGGAGCCGTTCGACGGTGGACGCATCGTCGTGGACGATGTGACCTTGCATCCGGGGCGTATTCCTCCCGAGTCCCGGCTGCGCGCGCTGCGCCAGCGCATCGGCATGGTCTTTCAGCATCACGCACTCTTCGCGCATCTGACTGCGATGGAGAATGTCACGCTGGCGCCGGTACACACCGGAACGGCTTCACCGGAGGCCGCGCGGGCAACGGCGCTGTCGCTGTTCGAATCGCTGGGGGTGGCCCATCGGGTGGATGCCTACCCGGCGCAGCTCTCCGGCGGCGAGGCGCAACGTGTGGCCATCGCCCGGGCGCTCGCCCTCGACCCGCAACTCCTGCTGATGGACGAACCCACCGCGGCGCTGGATCCGGCGCGACGGGTCGCCCTCACCGAGACACTGCGTGCGCTGGCGCGCAGTGGACGCACGCTGCTCATCACCACCCACGACATCGCATTCGCCCGCACGGTGGCCGATCGTGTGGCCATCCTGTCCCATGGCGAAGTCGTGGAATGTGGCGATGCGCGCGCAGTGCTGGACGCCCCGCAACACGACGCCACCCGGGCGCTGCTGCGCGACTGA
- a CDS encoding ABC transporter substrate-binding protein/permease, translated as MLCVLSLLTACSAPSDGPAGVLRWGGDAEGGAPFVEADPSNPALVRGFDVEIATMMAEGMGRRPQFVQVSWASIEQSVARGDFDVGMSGLEDRAELRERLAVSLPYFEFREVLAVRPADTTRFRTLADLARRRVATLGSTQAYALLLDAQRAHGVIPVSYDDDVHPYEDLVAGRVDAVLLDHVIAERALRRTAGFVVLATPITTGHYVAVFAPQRRALRDSADAVLRARIIDGSLEAVFRRWGVWDEAQARYQQRLIAQFRAMGGDGTTAVLPDMASPTVTSPTAASPRVNTPGAYLPALLRAAVITLGISVAAMMLAMSLGAFIAAGRVYGGPLARAALTVYVEVVRGTPVLLQLFVLYYGLSSVVRLPALFAAILGLGLNYAAYESEIYRAALQAIPRAQLEAARTLGLTEWQILRLVRGPQAVRLALAPMTNDFVALLKDSSLVSVITVVELTKQTAIYATNVGSWVIPGLLCGVIYLLMSLPLSHLARRLESRWSV; from the coding sequence ATGCTGTGCGTGTTGTCCCTGCTGACGGCCTGCAGCGCGCCATCGGACGGCCCGGCAGGGGTGCTGCGCTGGGGCGGCGACGCGGAGGGTGGTGCTCCCTTCGTCGAAGCCGACCCGTCCAACCCGGCCCTCGTGCGCGGCTTCGATGTGGAGATCGCGACGATGATGGCCGAGGGCATGGGTCGCCGCCCGCAGTTCGTGCAGGTGAGCTGGGCGTCGATCGAACAGTCGGTGGCGCGCGGCGACTTCGACGTGGGCATGTCGGGACTCGAGGATCGCGCCGAATTGCGCGAACGGCTGGCGGTGAGTCTGCCCTACTTCGAGTTCCGCGAAGTGCTCGCCGTCAGACCGGCCGACACGACGCGGTTCCGCACCCTGGCCGATCTCGCGCGCCGACGTGTGGCCACGCTCGGGTCCACGCAGGCCTACGCGCTGCTGCTCGATGCCCAACGTGCGCACGGCGTGATCCCCGTGTCCTACGACGACGACGTCCATCCGTACGAGGATCTGGTGGCCGGCCGCGTCGACGCGGTGCTGCTGGATCACGTGATCGCCGAGCGCGCCCTGCGGCGCACAGCGGGGTTTGTCGTCCTCGCCACCCCCATCACGACCGGCCACTACGTCGCCGTCTTCGCACCGCAGCGGCGCGCCCTGCGCGATTCGGCGGATGCGGTCCTGCGGGCACGCATCATCGATGGATCGCTCGAAGCGGTCTTCCGTCGCTGGGGAGTGTGGGACGAGGCCCAGGCCCGGTATCAGCAGCGGCTCATCGCGCAGTTCCGTGCGATGGGCGGCGACGGGACGACCGCGGTATTGCCGGACATGGCGTCGCCGACCGTGACATCGCCGACCGCGGCATCACCACGGGTGAATACACCCGGCGCGTATCTGCCCGCGCTGCTGCGCGCGGCGGTGATCACCCTGGGCATCTCCGTGGCCGCGATGATGCTCGCGATGAGCCTCGGCGCGTTCATTGCCGCCGGACGGGTGTATGGCGGACCGCTCGCACGCGCGGCACTGACGGTGTACGTGGAAGTGGTGCGGGGCACGCCGGTGCTGCTGCAGCTCTTCGTGTTGTACTACGGTCTGAGCAGCGTGGTGCGTCTGCCGGCATTGTTCGCCGCCATCCTCGGCCTGGGCCTCAACTACGCCGCGTACGAATCGGAGATCTACCGGGCCGCCCTGCAGGCCATTCCGCGGGCACAACTCGAAGCCGCGCGCACCCTTGGACTCACGGAGTGGCAGATCCTCCGGCTGGTCCGTGGTCCCCAGGCCGTGCGTCTCGCCCTGGCGCCGATGACCAACGATTTTGTGGCGCTGCTCAAGGACTCGTCGCTGGTGTCGGTCATCACCGTGGTCGAACTCACCAAGCAGACCGCCATCTATGCCACGAACGTGGGCAGCTGGGTCATTCCCGGTCTGCTGTGTGGCGTCATCTATCTGCTGATGTCGCTGCCGCTTTCGCACCTCGCACGGCGACTCGAGTCGCGCTGGAGCGTGTGA
- the rfaD gene encoding ADP-glyceromanno-heptose 6-epimerase has product MIETTSAHPRPVLPLPATLETLPRRVLVTGGAGFIGSALVWALNQQGVDRIVVADRLGQDEKWRNLVPLRFEDYLEADDLFARLGSGALGDFDLVLHLGACSATTELDATYLARNNFEFTKHLAHWALAHGARFVYASSAATYGDGAHGMDDTDNAPAALTRLRPLNAYGYSKHLFDQYAAQAGILRQLVGLKYFNVYGPNEAHKGEMRSLVHKAFGQILETGSVRLFRSHRPDYRDGEQQRDFLYVKDAVAMTLYLAMAPAAGGLYNIGSGHAHSWLELTGALFAALGRDPRIEFIDIPESIRAKYQYHTKAAIAKLRAAGYGAPVTPLADAVKDYVQNYLTGDRRLGD; this is encoded by the coding sequence ATGATCGAGACGACTTCCGCCCACCCACGGCCTGTCCTGCCACTCCCCGCCACACTCGAAACCCTGCCCCGGCGGGTACTCGTCACGGGTGGTGCGGGATTCATCGGCAGCGCGCTCGTCTGGGCGCTCAATCAGCAGGGCGTGGACCGCATCGTGGTCGCCGACCGCCTCGGCCAGGACGAGAAGTGGCGCAACCTCGTGCCGCTGCGCTTCGAGGACTATCTCGAAGCCGACGATCTCTTTGCCCGACTCGGGTCGGGGGCCCTGGGCGATTTTGATCTCGTGCTGCATCTGGGCGCCTGCTCCGCCACCACCGAACTCGATGCGACGTATCTCGCCCGCAACAACTTCGAGTTCACCAAACATCTCGCGCACTGGGCCCTCGCCCACGGTGCGCGGTTCGTGTATGCCTCCAGCGCCGCCACGTACGGCGATGGCGCGCACGGCATGGACGACACCGACAATGCGCCGGCCGCGCTCACCCGCCTGCGGCCGCTCAATGCGTACGGCTACTCGAAACATCTCTTCGATCAGTACGCCGCCCAGGCCGGCATCCTGCGGCAACTCGTGGGCCTCAAGTATTTCAACGTGTACGGTCCCAACGAAGCACACAAAGGCGAGATGCGCTCGCTCGTGCACAAGGCGTTCGGACAGATCCTCGAGACCGGCAGCGTGCGACTGTTCCGCTCTCACCGTCCCGACTACAGGGACGGCGAACAGCAACGCGATTTCCTGTACGTGAAGGACGCCGTGGCCATGACACTGTATCTGGCCATGGCGCCGGCGGCGGGTGGCCTCTACAACATCGGCAGCGGTCATGCGCACTCCTGGCTCGAACTCACCGGCGCGCTGTTTGCCGCCCTGGGACGCGACCCGCGCATCGAGTTCATCGATATCCCCGAGTCCATCCGCGCGAAGTACCAGTACCACACGAAGGCCGCCATCGCGAAGCTGCGCGCCGCCGGATACGGCGCGCCCGTGACGCCGCTGGCCGATGCCGTGAAAGACTACGTGCAGAACTATCTCACCGGCGACCGCCGTCTCGGTGACTGA
- a CDS encoding SusC/RagA family TonB-linked outer membrane protein translates to MKKRVLAVLLGTALIATQAMAQQPAVTGKVTRDGSVPLSGVSVGIKGTSTVAQTNANGDYTIRAAQGQVLQFRLIGYGMQERTVGTSSLINVTLEKSATNLDAMVVTALGQTAVQRTLGVSQQTVVGADVAQTGRENFINGLQGRVAGVEVTSSSGMPGASSSITIRGVSSISSSNQPLMIVDGLPLDNKTLNTQQLAADAPNSQTAFANRGLDFTNRAADINPEDIETMVVLKGPEAAALYGIDAANGAIVITTKRGQAGTNGWNYVNNIRTDAPRGRPEIQRVYGPSTQTGDLIGSFAYFGAPYPAGTTFYDNVDGFFKTAVSQQHNLMFSGGNSDGRLNYRIGAAATDNPSIVPGAGLTRYNLTGATQAQVASWLRTDLSMQWSLSDNDQALKGGNGPLIGLLLWPQTDNAKDYLTPSGQRRRITALAASSEQDNPYFSVRKNTVNSKTNRLVANLGLVLSPVSWGNLRFNVGQDGYTNENQILRHPETAGIGFNNNGVLDIATDVVRNINAQTVLNFNRQQLTNKLSITGLIGNQINDTKSNTQAAQGMNFLDPNFVSINNTVSRLSRSTISQRRQVGLYAQAVVGWDDYLYVTVAGRNDWTSTIPVERNSFFYPSVNASFVVTDAFPALKSVMSSARLRGGRADVGRDARPYAFRPSLEYKTTTKGGYGYGFTGPNVLLEPEFATSYEYGADLGFFDSRLNVDITTYKKETSKQIVNDIRGSYATGFVLFNLNGADTRNTGLEVSVTGQMIRKPQFSWDILANFDRSRGKVLSLPNGVPESYISDGWLYGFIRPGVMPGTSTRSMTGRFYLRNNEGKLLIDPTTGLPLINANYVDAGYDRQPDYTLGVTNTFRTKNFTLSFLLDVRRGGDVLNGTQHFLTTRGLTERTLDREQPRVIDGVMRDGKENSPTPTKNTIVVIPAVQTGYYVNMSEELFIEKDINWFRLRDLTLRYNLPPRLLKARDASLALTLTDLFVFTNYSGLDPIVNGNTAAVGGSGGVGIDFGNFPMPRGIALSLKVGY, encoded by the coding sequence ATGAAGAAACGCGTCCTGGCGGTGCTGCTCGGCACCGCCCTCATCGCCACGCAGGCGATGGCTCAGCAACCGGCCGTGACCGGCAAGGTCACCAGAGACGGCAGCGTGCCCTTGTCCGGTGTTTCGGTCGGCATCAAGGGCACATCCACGGTCGCGCAGACCAACGCCAACGGCGACTACACCATTCGCGCCGCACAGGGACAGGTGCTGCAATTCCGGCTGATCGGCTACGGCATGCAGGAACGCACCGTAGGCACGAGCAGTCTGATCAACGTGACCCTCGAGAAGTCGGCAACGAATCTCGACGCCATGGTGGTGACGGCGCTCGGGCAGACGGCGGTGCAGCGTACCCTCGGCGTGTCACAGCAGACCGTGGTGGGTGCCGACGTCGCGCAGACGGGTCGCGAGAACTTCATCAACGGGTTGCAGGGGCGCGTGGCAGGTGTCGAGGTGACGAGTTCCTCGGGCATGCCGGGTGCGTCGTCCTCGATCACGATCCGTGGTGTGAGTTCCATCAGCAGCAGCAATCAGCCGCTGATGATCGTGGACGGTCTGCCGTTGGACAACAAGACGCTGAACACCCAGCAACTGGCGGCCGATGCGCCGAATTCGCAGACGGCCTTCGCCAATCGCGGTCTCGACTTCACGAACCGTGCGGCCGACATCAACCCCGAAGACATCGAGACGATGGTGGTGCTGAAGGGCCCGGAAGCGGCCGCCCTTTACGGCATCGATGCCGCCAACGGCGCCATCGTGATCACGACGAAGCGGGGGCAGGCGGGAACGAACGGGTGGAACTACGTCAACAACATCCGCACGGACGCCCCGCGGGGCCGCCCCGAGATACAGCGCGTTTACGGACCCTCCACGCAGACCGGTGACCTGATCGGCTCCTTCGCGTATTTCGGGGCGCCGTATCCCGCGGGGACGACGTTCTACGACAACGTCGACGGTTTCTTCAAGACGGCCGTCTCGCAGCAGCACAATCTGATGTTCAGCGGTGGCAACAGCGATGGTCGTCTCAACTATCGCATCGGTGCCGCCGCCACCGACAACCCGTCCATTGTGCCGGGCGCGGGTCTCACCCGCTACAACCTCACCGGCGCCACCCAGGCCCAGGTGGCGTCCTGGTTGCGCACGGATCTGTCCATGCAGTGGTCGTTGTCGGACAACGATCAGGCGCTCAAGGGCGGGAATGGTCCGCTGATCGGACTCCTGTTGTGGCCGCAGACGGACAACGCGAAGGACTATCTCACGCCATCGGGGCAGCGCCGTCGCATCACGGCGCTTGCCGCTTCGTCCGAGCAGGACAATCCGTACTTCAGTGTGCGCAAGAACACGGTCAACTCCAAGACCAATCGTCTCGTGGCGAATCTGGGCCTGGTCCTCTCGCCGGTGAGCTGGGGCAATCTGCGTTTCAACGTGGGGCAGGACGGGTATACCAACGAGAACCAGATTCTCCGTCATCCCGAAACGGCGGGCATCGGCTTCAACAACAACGGCGTGCTCGATATTGCGACCGACGTGGTCCGCAACATCAACGCGCAGACCGTTCTCAACTTCAATCGACAGCAACTCACCAACAAGCTGTCCATCACCGGCCTGATCGGGAATCAGATCAACGACACCAAGTCGAACACACAGGCCGCGCAGGGCATGAATTTCCTCGATCCGAATTTCGTGTCGATCAACAACACGGTCTCCCGGCTCAGTCGCAGCACGATTTCCCAGCGTCGTCAGGTAGGCCTGTATGCACAGGCGGTGGTGGGCTGGGACGACTATCTCTACGTCACCGTGGCGGGCCGGAACGACTGGACGTCCACCATTCCGGTTGAGCGGAACTCGTTCTTCTATCCGTCGGTGAACGCCAGCTTCGTGGTCACCGACGCCTTTCCCGCGCTCAAGTCGGTGATGTCGTCCGCCCGCCTGCGTGGCGGCAGGGCCGATGTGGGCAGGGACGCGCGTCCGTATGCCTTCCGGCCGTCGCTCGAATACAAGACCACCACCAAGGGTGGTTACGGCTACGGATTCACCGGGCCGAACGTGCTGCTGGAGCCGGAATTTGCCACTTCGTACGAGTATGGCGCCGACCTCGGGTTCTTCGACAGCCGACTCAATGTCGACATCACGACGTACAAGAAGGAAACCTCCAAGCAGATCGTCAACGATATCCGTGGCAGTTACGCCACCGGCTTCGTCCTGTTCAATCTGAACGGCGCTGATACGCGCAACACCGGCTTGGAAGTGTCGGTAACGGGACAGATGATCCGCAAACCGCAGTTCTCCTGGGATATCCTGGCGAACTTCGACCGCTCGCGCGGCAAGGTGCTCTCGCTGCCGAATGGTGTGCCCGAGTCGTACATCTCCGATGGCTGGTTGTATGGCTTCATACGGCCTGGGGTGATGCCGGGAACTTCCACGCGCTCCATGACCGGCCGGTTCTACCTGCGCAACAACGAAGGGAAGCTGCTGATCGATCCCACCACGGGCCTTCCGCTCATCAACGCGAACTACGTCGACGCGGGATACGATCGTCAGCCGGACTACACGCTGGGCGTAACCAATACGTTCCGAACGAAGAACTTCACGTTGAGCTTCCTGCTCGATGTCCGTCGCGGTGGCGATGTGCTCAACGGAACCCAGCACTTCCTCACGACACGCGGTCTGACGGAGCGCACGCTGGATCGGGAACAGCCTCGGGTCATCGATGGTGTGATGCGTGATGGCAAGGAGAATTCACCCACGCCTACGAAGAACACCATCGTCGTCATTCCGGCGGTGCAGACGGGCTACTACGTCAACATGAGCGAAGAACTCTTCATCGAGAAGGACATCAACTGGTTCCGTCTGCGTGACCTCACGCTGCGCTACAATCTGCCGCCCCGCCTGCTCAAGGCGCGGGATGCCAGCCTGGCGCTCACACTGACCGATCTCTTCGTGTTCACCAATTACTCCGGTCTGGATCCCATCGTGAACGGCAACACCGCCGCGGTCGGCGGCTCAGGCGGTGTCGGCATCGACTTCGGCAACTTCCCGATGCCGCGTGGTATCGCGCTCAGCCTCAAGGTGGGGTATTGA